Proteins from a single region of Streptomyces spinoverrucosus:
- a CDS encoding acylphosphatase: MSEDVRLIAWVRGRVQGVGFRWFTRAKALEIGGLSGFALNLDDGRVQVVAEGSREGCQGLLDWLQGDDTPGRVDGVTEIWDTPRGGYDGFGVR, from the coding sequence ATGAGCGAGGATGTGCGGCTGATCGCCTGGGTGCGAGGACGCGTCCAAGGTGTGGGTTTTCGCTGGTTCACTCGGGCCAAGGCCCTGGAGATCGGCGGCCTGAGTGGTTTTGCTCTCAATTTGGACGACGGACGCGTCCAGGTGGTCGCGGAGGGCTCACGCGAGGGCTGTCAGGGGCTTCTGGACTGGCTCCAGGGTGACGACACGCCCGGGCGCGTGGACGGTGTCACCGAGATCTGGGACACACCTCGCGGCGGTTACGACGGCTTCGGCGTCCGCTGA
- a CDS encoding CAP domain-containing protein, whose protein sequence is MGRHRRSAAGRAATGRATESGETHGSATGGQTPPHSYAGEPGSAPHLNPRAYAEAVSKSDAYLFAPDGDTATFPAADGFGPDGENPRGRSHRRRKKGLTPVRTGLLGVSAAVAIGTVAVATGVLPGGDTYTLGGGGADKVQADDTPTNTESQQGGTSGTAEAGSGSSSPSTSRDTKRSTSPSPSPSTSSAKPTTKAPAPKAPSKEPTTAPSSKKPTPTPSRTPSKVPTQRSTPSVTISPETAAEAEVLKLVNDERAKAGCSPLAANSALAELAGNYSEAMAEQGFFDHTDPSGRTPWDRAEAAGISNLGGENIARGQADAAAVMESWMNSPGHRANILNCDFKTLGVGVHYGSGGPWWTQNFGY, encoded by the coding sequence ATGGGACGCCACCGACGCTCAGCCGCCGGCCGCGCCGCCACGGGCCGCGCCACGGAGAGCGGCGAAACGCACGGCTCCGCCACGGGAGGCCAGACTCCGCCGCACTCGTACGCGGGCGAGCCGGGCAGCGCACCGCATCTGAACCCGCGGGCGTACGCAGAGGCGGTCTCGAAGAGTGACGCCTACCTCTTCGCCCCGGACGGCGACACCGCGACCTTCCCGGCGGCCGACGGCTTCGGCCCCGACGGCGAAAACCCGCGCGGCCGCTCGCACCGCCGCAGGAAGAAGGGCCTGACGCCCGTCCGCACCGGTCTGCTCGGCGTCTCCGCCGCGGTCGCGATCGGTACGGTCGCGGTCGCCACCGGCGTCCTGCCCGGCGGCGACACCTACACGCTCGGTGGCGGCGGTGCCGACAAGGTGCAGGCCGATGACACGCCGACGAACACCGAGTCCCAGCAGGGCGGAACGTCCGGCACCGCCGAGGCCGGCAGCGGCAGCAGCAGCCCGTCGACCAGCCGCGACACCAAGCGCTCCACCTCCCCGTCGCCGTCCCCTTCCACCTCCTCGGCCAAGCCCACCACCAAGGCACCGGCCCCCAAGGCCCCGTCCAAGGAGCCGACGACCGCCCCGTCGTCGAAGAAGCCGACGCCGACCCCGTCCCGTACGCCCTCGAAGGTGCCGACGCAGCGGAGCACCCCGTCGGTGACGATCTCCCCGGAGACCGCCGCCGAGGCCGAGGTACTCAAGCTCGTCAACGACGAGCGCGCCAAGGCCGGGTGCAGCCCGCTGGCCGCGAACAGCGCGCTCGCGGAGCTGGCCGGGAACTACAGCGAGGCCATGGCCGAGCAGGGCTTCTTCGACCACACCGACCCCAGCGGGCGCACCCCCTGGGACCGCGCGGAGGCGGCCGGCATAAGCAACCTCGGCGGCGAGAACATAGCCCGGGGCCAGGCCGACGCGGCGGCCGTCATGGAGTCCTGGATGAACAGCCCCGGCCACCGGGCCAACATACTGAACTGCGACTTCAAGACCCTCGGCGTCGGTGTGCACTACGGGTCGGGCGGCCCGTGGTGGACGCAGAACTTCGGGTACTAG
- a CDS encoding winged helix-turn-helix transcriptional regulator, giving the protein MTIERTPEQDLPFDVFSKACPSRGTLEHVTGRWGALTLGALHEGSLRFNELRRRVDGVSEKMLSQTLHALERDGLVHREAQPTNPPRVDYELTPLGHEVAERLLALIHHLQGRMDDVLAARERYDEMRGGR; this is encoded by the coding sequence ATGACCATCGAGCGCACACCGGAGCAGGACCTCCCGTTCGACGTGTTCTCCAAGGCCTGCCCCTCCCGGGGCACGCTGGAGCACGTCACGGGCCGCTGGGGTGCGCTCACCCTCGGCGCCCTGCACGAGGGCTCGCTGCGCTTCAACGAGCTGCGGCGCCGGGTCGACGGGGTGAGCGAGAAGATGCTCTCCCAGACTCTGCACGCGCTGGAGCGCGACGGTCTGGTGCACCGCGAGGCCCAGCCGACCAACCCGCCCCGCGTCGACTACGAGCTGACGCCCCTCGGGCACGAGGTCGCCGAGCGCCTGCTGGCGCTCATCCATCACCTTCAGGGGCGGATGGACGACGTACTCGCCGCCCGGGAGCGCTACGACGAGATGCGCGGCGGTCGCTGA